A stretch of Mycobacterium sp. ITM-2016-00316 DNA encodes these proteins:
- a CDS encoding aldehyde dehydrogenase family protein, with amino-acid sequence MTSLLSSELDPRTAEFISAPRQMYVDGQWTDALSGRRFDTVDPATERVITTVPHAGPEDVERAVGAARRAFEAGPWPVMTPAERQRMIWRIAEGITARADQFAELESIDNGKSVAVARAVDVTWAAEIFYYYAGWATKIEGRTVPVSVPWAPGGRFHAFTLREPVGVCAQIIPWNFPLVMAAFKVAPALACGNTVILKPAEQTPLTAVLLAEVIAEAGVPRGVFNLLTGFGDIGAALSAHPDVDKVAFTGSTEVGRAIVNAASGNLKKVSLELGGKSPQVVFADADLDAAIPGVASGFLFNHGQTCTAGTRLLVEDTIFDEFTAGVAAHAAGLRIGPGLDPANDIGPLVSREQLTKVTGYLNAGLEQGARALAGGGRHGDTGFYVEPTLLVDVRDDFSVYREEIFGPVAVAVPFNRERGVGAASVIGQANDSIYGLAASVWTRDVSTAHQVAAQIKAGTVWVNCHNAFDTALPFGGYKQSGWGRELGEGAIAEYTQTKAVNIAL; translated from the coding sequence ATGACAAGCCTGCTCAGCTCCGAACTCGACCCGCGCACCGCCGAATTCATCTCCGCTCCGCGCCAGATGTACGTCGACGGGCAGTGGACTGACGCGCTGTCGGGGCGGCGTTTCGACACCGTCGACCCCGCCACCGAACGGGTCATCACCACCGTCCCGCATGCTGGTCCCGAAGACGTGGAACGCGCCGTCGGCGCCGCACGTCGCGCCTTCGAGGCAGGGCCGTGGCCGGTCATGACGCCCGCCGAACGGCAGCGGATGATCTGGCGGATCGCCGAGGGCATCACCGCCCGTGCTGACCAGTTCGCCGAGCTGGAGAGCATCGACAACGGCAAATCCGTGGCGGTCGCCAGGGCCGTCGATGTCACCTGGGCCGCGGAGATCTTCTACTACTACGCCGGCTGGGCCACCAAGATCGAGGGCCGCACGGTGCCGGTGTCGGTGCCGTGGGCTCCCGGCGGACGGTTCCACGCCTTCACGCTGCGCGAACCGGTCGGGGTCTGCGCCCAAATCATCCCGTGGAACTTTCCGCTGGTCATGGCGGCTTTCAAGGTGGCTCCGGCGCTGGCCTGCGGCAATACCGTCATCCTCAAACCCGCCGAGCAGACCCCGCTGACCGCCGTGCTGCTGGCCGAGGTCATCGCGGAAGCGGGCGTGCCCCGCGGGGTGTTCAATCTGCTCACCGGCTTCGGCGATATCGGCGCCGCGCTGTCCGCGCATCCGGACGTCGACAAGGTCGCCTTCACCGGTTCCACCGAGGTCGGTCGCGCGATCGTCAACGCGGCATCGGGCAACCTCAAGAAGGTCTCCCTGGAGCTCGGCGGTAAGAGCCCGCAGGTGGTGTTCGCCGATGCCGACCTGGACGCCGCGATCCCCGGTGTGGCGAGCGGATTCCTGTTCAACCACGGCCAGACCTGCACCGCCGGCACCCGGCTGCTCGTCGAGGACACCATCTTCGACGAGTTCACCGCGGGTGTCGCCGCGCATGCGGCCGGTCTGCGCATCGGCCCGGGCCTGGATCCGGCCAACGACATCGGCCCGCTGGTGTCCCGCGAACAGCTCACCAAGGTCACCGGGTACCTGAACGCCGGCCTCGAACAGGGTGCCCGGGCACTGGCGGGCGGCGGCCGGCACGGCGACACCGGGTTCTATGTCGAGCCGACGCTGCTGGTGGATGTGCGCGACGACTTCAGCGTGTACCGCGAGGAGATCTTCGGGCCGGTCGCGGTCGCGGTGCCCTTCAACCGCGAACGCGGGGTCGGTGCTGCGTCTGTGATCGGGCAAGCGAACGACAGCATCTACGGACTGGCCGCCAGCGTCTGGACCCGCGACGTGTCCACCGCGCACCAGGTGGCCGCGCAGATCAAGGCGGGCACGGTGTGGGTCAACTGCCATAACGCGTTCGACACCGCGCTGCCCTTCGGTGGCTACAAACAATCCGGCTGGGGCCGCGAACTCGGTGAGGGCGCGATCGCCGAATACACCCAGACGAAAGCCGTCAATATCGCGCTCTGA
- a CDS encoding nitrilase-related carbon-nitrogen hydrolase: MSLLRVSSVALPIEFGDEASNFAAAHAALQRSEPGLIVLPELATSGYVFSDIDEARALSMTVDDPRLTGLADAVPEGAVAVIGFCERVGEHLFNSALVFDRTGTLGCYRKAHLWDEEYRFFALGEEAGMVLDTAIGRLGVAICYDIEFPEVPRRLALAGAEVLALPVNWPLAERPAGEHAPETIQAMAAARASRLPIAIADRHGTERGVQWTGGTAVIDRDGWIVAVPDADGVATAEVDIDPSKTLGANNDVFADRRPELY; this comes from the coding sequence ATGAGCCTGCTGCGGGTGTCGTCGGTCGCCTTGCCGATCGAATTCGGTGACGAGGCAAGCAACTTTGCTGCTGCCCACGCTGCCCTGCAGCGGTCCGAGCCAGGGCTGATCGTCCTTCCGGAGCTGGCCACCAGCGGGTACGTCTTCAGCGATATCGACGAGGCCCGCGCGCTGTCGATGACGGTCGATGATCCGCGGCTGACCGGGCTGGCCGATGCTGTGCCCGAGGGTGCGGTGGCGGTGATCGGGTTCTGCGAACGCGTGGGGGAGCACTTGTTCAACTCCGCGCTGGTGTTCGACCGGACCGGCACGCTGGGCTGCTACCGCAAGGCGCATCTGTGGGACGAGGAGTACCGGTTCTTCGCCCTCGGTGAGGAAGCGGGAATGGTGCTGGACACTGCGATCGGCCGGCTCGGCGTCGCCATCTGTTATGACATCGAATTCCCGGAGGTGCCGCGGCGGTTGGCGCTGGCGGGAGCGGAAGTGCTGGCGCTGCCGGTGAACTGGCCGCTGGCCGAGCGCCCGGCCGGCGAGCATGCACCCGAGACCATCCAGGCGATGGCCGCCGCGCGGGCCTCGCGGCTGCCGATCGCGATCGCCGACCGGCACGGCACCGAGCGCGGCGTGCAGTGGACCGGCGGCACCGCCGTCATAGACCGCGACGGCTGGATCGTCGCTGTGCCGGATGCCGACGGTGTCGCGACGGCGGAGGTCGATATCGATCCCAGCAAGACCCTCGGCGCGAACAACGATGTGTTCGCCGACCGGCGACCTGAGTTGTACTAG
- a CDS encoding APC family permease: MTTDAVLDAGRMAGGQSHRLAGRLGPTAIVFMVVAAAAPLTVVAGTFPIGIAAGNGAAFPASYVVCTAVLLLFAVGFTAMARHIRGAGAFYTYIAHGFGRHVGLGAAFLALLSYTAVQGGVYGYVGAALDELVTAHGGPTVPWYLYALVMMAIVGILGYRHIELSGKVLGVLLVCEVGIVLVINAAVIGRGGADGLSTTVLHPGNFLHGAPGIALIFALAGYIGFEATAVFRDEARDPERTIPRATYVALLLIGGFYALSSWVMVSAWGDTAAVTAATDSPATMLTDTATRYLGSVAGDLVQIFLITSLFAALLSFHNVLSRYIFSLGNTRALPQRCGRSHVRHASPHIASVLQTVSALVLVVVAVLANLDPVAQVFTWFVGAASVGIVVLMTLTSAAVVVYFRRTRFDTRKWHTVIAPGLGFVGLAVLSVMTAVNLPLLVGGSATLAAVIGVLLAGAFLGGAAVAMLRPHAGHQEIHTDKEIAR, encoded by the coding sequence ATGACAACTGACGCAGTCCTGGATGCCGGCCGCATGGCCGGTGGCCAGTCTCACCGACTGGCCGGCCGGCTCGGTCCCACCGCCATCGTCTTCATGGTCGTCGCCGCGGCCGCACCCCTGACCGTCGTCGCGGGCACCTTCCCGATCGGCATCGCCGCGGGCAACGGCGCGGCCTTCCCGGCGTCCTATGTGGTGTGTACCGCCGTGCTGCTGCTGTTTGCGGTCGGGTTCACCGCCATGGCCCGCCATATCCGCGGGGCCGGGGCCTTCTACACCTACATCGCACACGGATTCGGCCGGCACGTGGGACTGGGCGCAGCGTTCCTGGCACTGCTGTCCTACACCGCGGTACAGGGCGGCGTGTACGGCTATGTCGGAGCGGCGCTCGATGAACTCGTGACAGCCCATGGCGGACCCACGGTGCCGTGGTATCTCTACGCGCTGGTGATGATGGCGATTGTCGGCATCCTGGGCTACCGGCACATCGAGCTGTCCGGCAAGGTCCTCGGCGTCCTGTTGGTGTGTGAGGTCGGCATCGTGCTCGTCATCAACGCCGCCGTCATCGGCCGGGGTGGCGCCGACGGACTGTCGACTACGGTGCTACATCCCGGCAATTTCTTGCACGGCGCACCGGGTATCGCGCTCATCTTCGCGCTGGCCGGTTACATCGGCTTCGAGGCCACGGCGGTTTTCCGCGATGAGGCCCGCGACCCGGAACGCACCATCCCGCGTGCCACCTATGTGGCGCTGCTCCTCATCGGCGGCTTCTACGCCCTGTCCAGCTGGGTGATGGTCAGCGCCTGGGGCGACACCGCGGCGGTCACCGCCGCCACCGACAGCCCGGCCACGATGCTCACCGACACCGCCACCCGATACCTCGGTTCGGTGGCCGGCGATCTGGTCCAGATCTTCCTCATCACAAGCCTTTTCGCGGCTCTGCTGTCCTTCCACAACGTGCTCTCGCGCTACATCTTCTCCCTCGGCAACACTCGTGCCTTACCGCAGCGATGCGGCCGATCGCATGTCCGCCACGCGTCCCCGCACATCGCGTCGGTACTGCAAACCGTCTCGGCTCTCGTGCTGGTGGTGGTCGCGGTGCTGGCCAACCTCGACCCGGTGGCTCAGGTCTTCACGTGGTTCGTCGGGGCCGCCTCGGTCGGCATCGTGGTGCTGATGACGCTGACCTCGGCTGCCGTCGTCGTCTACTTCCGCCGCACCCGGTTCGACACCCGCAAGTGGCACACCGTGATCGCGCCCGGACTGGGCTTCGTGGGCCTGGCTGTGCTCTCGGTGATGACCGCGGTCAACCTGCCGCTGCTGGTCGGCGGGTCCGCCACCCTGGCCGCCGTCATCGGCGTGCTGCTGGCCGGAGCCTTCCTCGGCGGAGCGGCAGTCGCCATGCTGCGACCACACGCTGGGCACCAAGAAATCCACACCGATAAGGAGATTGCACGATGA
- a CDS encoding AMP-binding protein, with product MKSYDAGPTDVPIIEDTIGANFERTAAEHPDMEALVDVAQGLRWTYRELNDEIDVVARGLLGRGIAKGDRVGIWSPNRAEWTIVQYATAKVGAILVNINPAYRTHELGYVLNQSGVRMLISATEFKTSDYVTMVGEVRAEAPALTEVIFLGTEDWAALRAAAVPESVLRDRQATLANTDPINIQYTSGTTGFPKGATLSHRNILNNGFFVTEGINLKPGDRLCIPVPFYHCFGMVMGNLGCTTHGVTMVIPAPGFEPGVTLETIENERCTGVYGVPTMFIAMQNHPSFPERDLSSLRTGVMAGAVCPIEVMKHCINDMHMAEVAIAYGMTETSPVSCQTLHDDDLERRTATIGRAHPHVEVKIIDPETGEVVERGQPGEFCTKGYSVMLGYWEDEAKTAEAIDEDGWMHTGDLAVMRADGYCTIVGRIKDMVIRGGENVYPREVEEFLYSHPGIEDAQVIGVPDAKYGEEICVWIKMKPGADPLNVDAVREFAQGRLAHYKIPRYVHLVDEFPMTVTGKIRKVQMREESVQILGLSGQ from the coding sequence ATGAAAAGTTATGACGCCGGGCCGACGGACGTGCCCATCATCGAAGACACCATCGGTGCGAACTTCGAGCGCACCGCGGCCGAACACCCGGACATGGAGGCGCTCGTCGATGTCGCGCAGGGTCTGCGCTGGACCTACCGCGAACTCAACGACGAGATCGACGTGGTGGCACGGGGATTGCTGGGTCGCGGGATCGCCAAGGGCGACCGGGTGGGCATCTGGTCGCCCAACCGGGCCGAGTGGACCATCGTGCAGTATGCGACGGCCAAGGTCGGCGCCATCCTGGTCAACATCAACCCGGCCTACCGCACCCACGAGCTGGGCTACGTGCTCAACCAATCCGGGGTCCGGATGCTCATCTCGGCCACCGAATTCAAGACGTCGGACTATGTGACGATGGTCGGTGAGGTACGCGCCGAGGCGCCGGCCCTGACCGAGGTGATCTTCCTGGGCACCGAGGACTGGGCGGCGCTGCGGGCCGCCGCGGTCCCCGAGAGCGTGCTGCGGGACCGGCAGGCCACGCTCGCCAACACCGACCCGATCAACATCCAGTACACTTCGGGCACAACGGGTTTCCCGAAGGGTGCGACACTGTCGCACCGCAACATCCTCAACAATGGCTTCTTCGTCACCGAGGGCATCAACCTCAAACCCGGCGATCGGCTGTGCATTCCGGTGCCGTTCTACCACTGCTTCGGCATGGTGATGGGCAACCTCGGCTGCACCACCCACGGTGTCACCATGGTGATCCCGGCGCCCGGCTTCGAACCCGGCGTCACCCTGGAAACCATTGAGAACGAACGCTGTACCGGTGTGTACGGGGTGCCCACGATGTTCATCGCCATGCAGAACCACCCGAGTTTCCCCGAGCGTGACCTGTCGAGTCTGCGGACTGGCGTCATGGCCGGCGCCGTGTGCCCGATCGAGGTGATGAAGCACTGCATCAACGATATGCACATGGCCGAGGTGGCCATCGCCTACGGCATGACCGAGACCTCGCCGGTGTCGTGCCAGACCCTGCACGATGACGATCTGGAACGCCGCACCGCGACCATCGGCCGCGCGCACCCGCACGTCGAGGTGAAGATCATCGATCCCGAGACCGGCGAGGTCGTGGAACGCGGGCAGCCCGGCGAGTTCTGCACCAAAGGCTATTCGGTGATGCTCGGCTATTGGGAAGACGAGGCCAAGACCGCCGAAGCGATCGACGAGGACGGCTGGATGCACACCGGCGATCTGGCGGTCATGCGTGCGGACGGCTACTGCACCATCGTCGGGCGCATCAAGGACATGGTCATCCGTGGCGGTGAGAACGTCTATCCCCGCGAGGTCGAGGAATTCCTCTACAGCCATCCCGGGATCGAGGACGCCCAGGTGATCGGGGTGCCCGATGCGAAGTACGGCGAGGAGATCTGCGTCTGGATCAAGATGAAACCCGGCGCGGACCCGTTGAACGTCGACGCGGTCCGGGAATTCGCGCAGGGCCGGTTGGCGCATTACAAGATCCCACGGTACGTGCACCTGGTCGACGAGTTCCCGATGACCGTCACCGGCAAGATCCGCAAGGTGCAGATGCGTGAGGAGAGCGTTCAGATCCTCGGCTTGTCAGGCCAGTAG
- a CDS encoding IclR family transcriptional regulator yields MSPGGQERSDRGIGRADGALSGRQPKAVQSALQVLEAVALAGAGVTAKEIADRLGMPSATTYRLLNLLVADGYIVRLPDLSGFSLGPRMGVLIDAAVSPAVCTAARDTLAELRLSVRFGVHLFYFTNTSVRLADSDDEYPPPADESVLNHHLHASAVGKLLLAEKRDIDAVLISPLRGLTGRTVTSRPLLVQQLDEIRAQDMATQIGELREESACVAVPVRSATGSLVGAVAMSGRVDQDQLLARQVPTLREYAGRLSPLLA; encoded by the coding sequence GTGAGCCCCGGCGGGCAGGAGCGAAGCGACCGGGGAATCGGGCGCGCCGATGGCGCTCTGTCCGGGCGCCAACCCAAAGCCGTGCAGAGCGCACTGCAGGTGCTGGAGGCGGTGGCGTTGGCCGGTGCGGGCGTGACGGCGAAGGAGATCGCGGATCGCCTCGGCATGCCGTCGGCCACCACCTATCGTCTGCTGAATCTGCTTGTCGCCGACGGCTACATCGTGCGACTGCCGGATCTGTCCGGGTTCTCACTCGGCCCACGGATGGGCGTGTTGATCGATGCCGCGGTGTCACCAGCCGTATGCACGGCCGCCAGGGACACACTGGCCGAACTGCGACTGTCCGTGCGTTTCGGCGTGCACCTGTTCTACTTCACCAACACGTCGGTGCGGCTGGCCGACTCCGATGACGAATATCCGCCGCCCGCAGATGAATCCGTGTTGAACCATCATCTGCACGCGAGTGCGGTCGGCAAGCTGCTGCTGGCCGAGAAGCGCGATATCGACGCCGTGCTCATCTCGCCGCTGCGCGGCCTGACCGGACGGACTGTGACGTCACGGCCGCTCCTGGTCCAACAACTCGACGAGATCCGCGCACAGGACATGGCCACCCAGATCGGTGAGCTGCGCGAGGAATCCGCGTGCGTGGCCGTGCCGGTGAGGTCGGCGACCGGGTCGCTCGTCGGTGCGGTCGCGATGTCCGGGCGCGTCGACCAGGACCAGCTGCTGGCCCGGCAGGTCCCGACGCTGCGGGAGTACGCGGGCCGGTTGAGCCCGCTACTGGCCTGA
- a CDS encoding LuxR C-terminal-related transcriptional regulator, with translation MTPLLRPRDTDAVRAELRRVSVEGGVPVLFGGEVAGDALLLSEFVGTRTGLLRGLVVRSSSGLGGASMVEGRPLSVADYRSASTITHDYDAPVLSEGIRSVLAVPVIVDGVPRAMLYGAYRSGAPFGGRAADLMVGAGRRLADELRIRDEVDRRLRLREAQQTGAANPETIREVYAGLRSLAGRAEGDTGAELHRLADLLSAPSEDVHLTPRELDVLAQIALGCTNAEAAERLSLKTETVKSYLRSAAAKLGTRTRHESVSRARRARLIP, from the coding sequence GTGACTCCCCTGCTGAGGCCCCGCGATACCGACGCGGTGCGCGCCGAGTTGCGCCGGGTGTCCGTCGAGGGCGGGGTCCCGGTGCTGTTCGGCGGCGAGGTGGCCGGCGATGCGCTGCTGCTCAGTGAGTTCGTCGGCACCCGGACCGGGCTGCTGCGCGGCCTGGTGGTGCGGTCGAGTTCCGGGCTCGGCGGGGCCAGCATGGTCGAGGGCCGGCCGCTGTCGGTGGCCGATTACCGCAGTGCCTCGACCATCACCCATGACTATGACGCCCCGGTGCTCTCGGAGGGCATCCGTTCGGTGCTGGCGGTGCCGGTGATCGTGGACGGCGTGCCGCGCGCCATGTTGTACGGCGCGTACCGGTCCGGGGCGCCGTTCGGGGGCCGGGCCGCCGATCTGATGGTCGGCGCCGGCCGCCGACTGGCCGACGAGCTACGTATCCGCGACGAGGTGGACCGCCGGCTGCGGTTACGCGAGGCGCAGCAGACCGGCGCGGCCAACCCGGAGACCATCCGCGAGGTGTACGCCGGGTTGCGCAGTCTGGCCGGCCGCGCCGAAGGCGACACCGGCGCCGAGCTGCACCGGCTGGCCGACCTGTTGTCGGCGCCTTCCGAGGACGTGCATCTGACCCCGCGCGAGCTGGACGTGCTGGCCCAGATCGCGCTGGGCTGCACCAATGCCGAAGCCGCCGAACGGCTTTCGCTCAAGACCGAGACGGTGAAGAGCTATCTGCGCAGTGCCGCAGCGAAACTGGGCACCCGCACCCGGCATGAGTCGGTGTCCCGGGCTCGCCGGGCCCGGTTGATTCCCTAG
- a CDS encoding AMP-binding protein yields the protein MSTNTDLYRAARDHLVAVISDYDKAVGTFAWPDITGNFNWAIDWFDVIAAGNDRTALWIVEEDGTETKVSFAEMADRSDRVATWLKGLGVGKGDRVILMLGNQVELWEAMLAVAKLGAVVMPTTGALGPADLADRIERGGAGFVIANAADAPKFDEVPGDYVRVAVGDHAGWHRYADAYDVTPQRFETVTSVEDPLLVYFTSGTTSRPKLVEHSQVSYPVGHMSTMAWIGVTPGDVHLAISSPGWAKHAWSCFFAPWIAEATIFVYNYARFDAASLLHQIRRAGVNTFCAPPTVWRMLIQSDLGAKPEGLREILGAGEPLNPEVITAVERAWGLTIRDGFGQTETTLQVGNTPGQTVKAGSMGRPMPGVPVVLVDPLTGELADEGEICLDLRTRPVNLMTGYLGDPKRNDAVMHGGYYHTGDVASRDSDGYITYIGRTDDVFKSSDYKVSPFELESVLIEHPAVVEAAVVPQPHDTRLAIPKAYVALADGWDADSGTARAIMEHARDHLAPYLKVRRVEFFELPKTISGKIRRVELRTREDEAHRSGTPIDTEHRYEDLVD from the coding sequence ATGAGCACCAACACCGATCTGTATCGCGCCGCCCGCGACCACCTTGTCGCCGTGATCAGCGACTATGACAAGGCGGTCGGCACTTTTGCGTGGCCCGACATCACCGGGAACTTCAACTGGGCGATCGACTGGTTCGACGTCATCGCTGCGGGTAACGACCGCACTGCGCTGTGGATCGTCGAGGAGGACGGCACCGAGACGAAGGTGAGCTTCGCCGAGATGGCCGATCGGTCCGATCGCGTCGCCACCTGGCTCAAGGGCCTGGGCGTCGGCAAGGGTGACCGCGTCATCCTGATGCTCGGCAACCAGGTCGAACTGTGGGAGGCCATGCTCGCGGTGGCCAAACTGGGCGCGGTGGTCATGCCGACCACCGGTGCGCTGGGGCCCGCCGACCTGGCCGACCGCATCGAGCGCGGCGGGGCCGGGTTCGTCATCGCCAACGCCGCCGACGCGCCGAAGTTCGACGAGGTGCCCGGTGACTACGTCCGCGTCGCGGTGGGGGATCACGCCGGGTGGCACCGCTACGCCGACGCCTACGACGTCACTCCGCAGCGCTTCGAGACCGTCACCAGCGTCGAGGATCCGCTGCTGGTGTACTTCACCTCCGGCACCACCAGCCGGCCCAAACTCGTCGAGCACTCCCAGGTGTCCTACCCGGTCGGCCACATGTCCACGATGGCCTGGATCGGGGTCACCCCCGGCGATGTGCACCTGGCCATCAGCTCGCCCGGCTGGGCCAAGCACGCCTGGAGCTGTTTCTTCGCCCCGTGGATCGCCGAGGCCACGATCTTCGTCTACAACTACGCCCGCTTCGACGCCGCGAGCCTGCTGCACCAGATCCGGCGCGCCGGGGTCAACACCTTCTGCGCGCCGCCGACGGTGTGGCGGATGCTCATCCAGTCCGACCTGGGCGCCAAACCCGAAGGGCTGCGCGAGATCCTGGGCGCCGGTGAGCCGCTCAACCCCGAGGTCATCACCGCCGTCGAACGCGCCTGGGGGCTGACCATCAGGGATGGTTTCGGGCAGACCGAAACCACCCTGCAGGTCGGCAACACACCGGGCCAAACGGTCAAGGCCGGCTCGATGGGCCGCCCGATGCCCGGTGTTCCGGTGGTGCTCGTCGACCCGCTCACCGGGGAACTCGCCGACGAGGGTGAGATCTGCCTGGATCTGCGCACCCGCCCGGTGAACCTGATGACCGGCTACCTCGGCGACCCGAAACGCAACGACGCCGTGATGCACGGCGGGTACTACCACACCGGTGATGTCGCCAGCCGGGACAGCGATGGGTACATCACCTACATCGGCCGCACCGACGACGTCTTCAAGTCCAGCGACTACAAGGTCTCACCGTTCGAGCTGGAGAGCGTGCTGATCGAGCACCCCGCTGTGGTGGAGGCCGCCGTCGTCCCGCAACCACACGACACCCGGCTGGCGATCCCGAAAGCCTATGTCGCCCTTGCCGACGGCTGGGACGCCGACTCCGGTACCGCCCGCGCCATCATGGAGCATGCCCGCGATCACCTCGCCCCGTACCTGAAGGTGCGCCGGGTCGAGTTCTTCGAGCTGCCCAAGACCATTTCCGGCAAGATCCGGCGCGTCGAGCTGCGCACGCGCGAGGATGAAGCGCACCGGTCGGGTACCCCGATCGACACCGAGCACCGCTACGAGGATCTGGTGGACTGA
- a CDS encoding APC family permease, with the protein MDGRRAIKSRSPVSGLRRAQLTFAQVLGQSVSAVAPSAVMVTLPALVIPAAGHAALPVFVFTALLMAAVGYCVTQFSTRMVAVSGLYSYTVKGLGPIAGIAAGWSVVIGYAAAAMASTLGAASYLTALLGRLGVPDGRTAIAVLAVLVGVLALALMVRGIRLSARISLTIEIFAIVVAAAVLVIAFTGSMTAGHDPPKVTAPESSTALGFALLLAITSYVGFESAGTVAREAQRPFVTVTRAIRWSPLALGVLYTFAAAMQSTGTINAGIGSVPIVLSLPDGAGTGSAVLSIAMELGITASWFACVIGSTTALSRTLFAMGREGVLPARIGRAHPVWRTPHVALCLTVPVIVAVPIGYLFVAGSSREVLIGLLAVSAHGYIGAYLLVCLAAPAFLRRIGELTRAPLVIGLCAAVMMVAIIVWAALTVASPVWIATAVYVALMATGFAAFALRRRTVPDLAERVGVFDETVAGDVFADYNPWEVRR; encoded by the coding sequence GTGGACGGCAGACGGGCAATCAAGAGCAGATCGCCGGTCTCAGGCTTACGACGCGCGCAGTTGACGTTCGCCCAGGTGCTGGGACAGTCGGTATCGGCGGTGGCGCCATCGGCGGTCATGGTCACCTTGCCTGCGCTGGTCATACCTGCGGCCGGGCACGCCGCGCTGCCGGTCTTCGTCTTCACCGCACTGTTGATGGCGGCCGTCGGGTACTGCGTCACCCAGTTCTCCACCCGGATGGTCGCGGTGAGCGGGCTGTACAGCTACACGGTGAAGGGCCTGGGGCCGATCGCCGGTATCGCGGCCGGATGGTCGGTGGTCATCGGCTACGCGGCGGCAGCGATGGCCAGCACCCTGGGCGCCGCAAGCTATCTCACCGCGCTACTGGGCCGCCTCGGGGTGCCGGACGGGCGCACGGCCATCGCCGTACTGGCGGTGCTGGTGGGCGTCCTGGCACTGGCCTTGATGGTGCGCGGCATCCGGCTGTCGGCCCGGATCTCGCTGACGATAGAGATTTTCGCCATCGTGGTGGCGGCCGCGGTCCTGGTCATCGCCTTCACCGGATCCATGACCGCCGGGCATGATCCGCCGAAAGTGACTGCACCGGAAAGCAGTACGGCATTGGGGTTCGCACTGCTGCTCGCGATCACGTCATACGTCGGATTCGAGAGCGCAGGTACCGTCGCACGTGAGGCACAACGCCCGTTCGTCACGGTGACCCGCGCCATCCGATGGTCCCCGCTGGCCCTTGGTGTGCTGTACACCTTCGCCGCGGCCATGCAGTCGACCGGGACCATCAACGCCGGGATCGGCTCCGTGCCGATCGTGCTGTCCCTGCCGGACGGTGCGGGAACCGGGTCGGCGGTGCTGTCGATCGCCATGGAACTCGGCATCACCGCATCGTGGTTCGCCTGCGTCATCGGCTCCACGACCGCACTCTCGCGCACCCTGTTTGCGATGGGCCGCGAGGGCGTTCTCCCGGCCCGGATCGGCCGCGCCCATCCGGTATGGCGCACCCCGCACGTCGCGCTCTGCCTGACGGTCCCGGTCATCGTCGCGGTGCCGATCGGCTACCTGTTCGTCGCCGGGTCGAGTCGCGAGGTGCTCATCGGACTGCTCGCGGTGTCCGCGCACGGCTATATCGGCGCCTATCTCCTGGTGTGCCTGGCCGCCCCGGCATTCCTGCGCCGCATCGGCGAGCTCACTCGGGCGCCGCTCGTGATCGGGCTCTGCGCGGCCGTGATGATGGTGGCCATCATCGTCTGGGCGGCGCTGACCGTGGCCTCGCCGGTGTGGATCGCCACCGCGGTCTATGTCGCGTTGATGGCGACGGGTTTTGCCGCCTTCGCGCTGCGCCGGCGCACGGTGCCCGATCTGGCGGAACGCGTCGGCGTGTTCGACGAGACGGTGGCCGGTGACGTCTTCGCCGACTACAACCCGTGGGAGGTGCGCCGGTGA